One Euphorbia lathyris chromosome 1, ddEupLath1.1, whole genome shotgun sequence DNA segment encodes these proteins:
- the LOC136210568 gene encoding uncharacterized protein: MLLELLSDALPSGNHLPSSYYESKKIIKDLGLGYEKIHACPNDCTLYWGEKKNDECCKVCLTSRWVLNHEKDGDLMEDENDNPKKKKPAKVLRYFPLIPRLKRLYMSSKTASSMRWHMEGRNKDGKLRHPADALAWKEFDKRFPEFVADPRSVRLGLASDGFNPFRTMSTTYSTWPVVLLPYNLEPWACMKQSSLIFSMVIPGEKGPGNDIDVFLQPLIDELKQLWDGVDAFDACIRENFKLRAALMWTINDFSAYANLSGWSTKGRVACPSCGESTHSQWLKNGGKFCYMGHRRWLEHDHHFRYEKDQFDGTVELQTAPLPPFGTEVLGQLSGVNFVYGKSIKSNKKRNREQNESSRIQPNTQQSCSNNEAMHFEDADTFLDENIENCEESRPCLWKKRSIFFDLPYWEFNLLRHNLDVMHIEKNICDNLLGTFLNIDGKSKDNHKARLDLIDMGIRHELHPTAYNGSRRLPQACYTMSSVEKELFLTVLKNMKVPDGYASNISRCVNLKERKIINLKSHDCHVLMQDILPIALRSTFPRQVVAVVTDLCSIFKGLCSKTLDPNEVDLLESKVAETLCRLEKTFLPSFFTIMVHLTVH, translated from the coding sequence ATGTTGTTAGAACTATTGTCTGATGCACTTCCGAGCGGCAATCATTTACCATCATCTTACTATGAatcaaaaaaaataatcaagGATTTAGGATTGGGTTATGAAAAAATTCATGCTTGTCCAAATGATTGTACACTATATTGGGGGGAGAAAAAGAATGATGAATGTTGCAAAGTATGTTTGACATCAAGATGGGTGCTTAACCATGAAAAGGATGGTGATTTAATGGAGGATGAGAACGACAACCCAAAGAAGAAAAAGCCAGCCAAAGTCTTACGATATTTTCCTTTAATACCAAGGCTAAAACGGCTATATATGTCTTCAAAAACTGCTTCTTCCATGAGGTGGCATATGGAAGgtaggaataaggatggaaaaTTGAGGCACCCAGCAGATGCATTAGCTTGGAAAGAATTTGATAAGCGATTTCCAGAATTTGTAGCAGATCCTCGTAGTGTGCGACTTGGCTTAGCTAGTGATGGATTTAATCCTTTTCGAACCATGAGTACTACATACAGTACTTGGCCAGTTGTTCTGCTTCCTTACAACTTAGAACCATGGGCTTGCATGAAACAATCATCACTGATTTTTTCCATGGTCATTCCGGGCGAAAAGGGTCCTGGAAATGATATTGATGTTTTCTTACAGCCTCTGATTGATGAATTGAAACAATTATGGGATGGTGTTGATGCATTTGATGCTTGTATTAGGGAAAACTTCAAGTTAAGAGCTGCACTAATGTGGACAATTAACGATTTTTCGGCTTATGCCAATTTATCAGGTTGGAGCACTAAGGGGCGTGTAGCTTGTCCATCTTGCGGGGAATCAACTCATTCTCAGTGGTTAAAAAATGGGGGAAAGTTTTGTTACATGGGTCATCGAAGGTGGTTAGAGCATGATCATCATTTTCgatatgaaaaagatcaatttgaTGGCACAGTGGAGTTACAGACAGCACCTTTGCCACCTTTTGGTACTGAAGTACTAGGGCAGTTGAGTGGTGTGAATTTTGTTTatggaaaatcaataaaatcaaataaaaaacgGAACCGAGAGCAGAATGAGAGTTCTAGAATTCAACCAAATACTCAACAATCTTGTTCAAACAATGAAGCAATGCATTTTGAAGATGCAGATACTTTTCTTGATGAAAATATTGAAAATTGTGAGGAATCAAGACCTTGTTTATGGAAGAAAAGAAGCATATTCTTCGATCTTCCTTATTGGGAGTTCAATCTTCTTCGTCATAATTTGGATGTCATGCATATTGAGAAAAACATTTGTGATAATTTGCTTGGTACTTTCCTCAATATTGATGGTAAGAGCAAAGATAACCACAAAGCGAGGCTTGATTTAATTGATATGGGAATTAGACATGAACTCCATCCCACTGCATATAATGGGTCTCGTCGTTTGCCACAAGCATGTTACACTATGTCTTCAGTAGAAAAAGAACTATTCTTAACCGTGTTGAAGAATATGAAGGTTCCTGATGGTTATGCTTCAAATATTTCAAGATGTGTGAACTTGAAAGAGCGCaagattattaatttgaaaagCCATGATTGTCATGTTCTTATGCAAGACATTCTCCCTATTGCTTTAAGATCTACTTTTCCCCGTCAAGTAGTTGCTGTTGTGACCGATTTGTGCTCCATTTTTAAGGGATTGTGTAGCAAAACCCTTGATCCAAATGAAGTTGACCTCTTGGAATCGAAAGTGGCTGAAACACTTTGTCGATTAGAGAAGacattccttccgagcttttttaCCATTATGGTTCACTTGACGGTTCATTAA